From Acidimicrobiales bacterium, the proteins below share one genomic window:
- a CDS encoding magnesium transporter has product MKRAFTRFWSTLVTDAAGLRQGVSALAVSSLGDLIAGVTLGSATHTLERLPGLLILVPAAIGMRGNIFGALGSRLGTSIHTGTFTLTRRRDTLVGQNVLAAVALTLLLSVALAVLAQAVGSVFGEHTITVADYVVVSVIGGVLSSIVVLALTLAVSAQAANRGWDMDNVAAPLVTAAGDIVTLPALVLASLLVGHGAVTNTLAPVLAVIALAGAFSAWRTKLPIMRRVVVESLPILLIAGTIDLVAGLTIQKRLDAFSAFPALLVLIPPFLEDTGALGGIVASRLASKLHLGTVTSELVPNRSARDDMAMAFVFAVPTFVFVALSSDLVAFVLHLASPGSLRMVAVSLVGGFLSTLVATLIAYYGSVVTYRFGFDPDNHGIPLITSSMDLVGAMALILALLLFGVHS; this is encoded by the coding sequence GTGAAGCGCGCGTTCACACGCTTCTGGTCGACTCTGGTTACCGACGCAGCCGGGCTGCGTCAGGGCGTCTCCGCGCTCGCAGTTTCGTCGCTCGGTGATCTGATCGCCGGCGTCACGCTCGGCTCCGCCACCCACACCCTCGAACGCCTTCCCGGTCTGCTGATCCTCGTCCCCGCGGCCATCGGCATGCGCGGCAACATCTTCGGCGCCCTCGGCAGCCGCCTGGGGACGTCGATCCACACCGGTACCTTCACGCTCACGCGCCGGCGCGACACGCTCGTCGGTCAGAACGTGCTGGCGGCCGTGGCGCTCACGCTGCTGCTGTCGGTGGCGCTGGCGGTGCTCGCCCAAGCCGTCGGCTCGGTCTTTGGTGAGCACACCATCACCGTTGCCGACTACGTCGTGGTCTCGGTGATCGGCGGCGTGCTGTCGTCGATCGTCGTGTTGGCGCTCACGTTGGCGGTCTCCGCGCAGGCGGCCAACCGCGGCTGGGACATGGACAACGTCGCCGCACCGCTCGTCACCGCTGCGGGCGACATCGTCACGTTGCCGGCGCTCGTACTGGCGAGCCTGCTCGTCGGCCACGGGGCGGTCACCAACACGTTGGCGCCGGTGCTCGCCGTTATCGCCCTCGCCGGCGCGTTCTCGGCGTGGCGAACGAAGCTGCCGATCATGCGGCGTGTCGTCGTCGAGTCGCTGCCGATCCTCCTCATCGCCGGCACCATCGACCTCGTCGCCGGGCTCACGATCCAGAAGCGGCTCGACGCCTTCAGCGCATTCCCGGCGCTGCTCGTGCTCATCCCGCCGTTCCTCGAAGACACCGGCGCGCTCGGCGGCATCGTCGCCAGCCGCCTGGCGAGCAAGCTGCACCTCGGTACCGTCACCAGCGAGCTCGTGCCCAACCGGTCGGCGCGCGACGACATGGCCATGGCGTTCGTCTTCGCCGTCCCGACGTTCGTGTTCGTCGCGCTGTCGTCTGACCTCGTGGCCTTCGTGCTACATCTCGCCAGCCCGGGGTCGCTGCGCATGGTGGCGGTGTCACTCGTCGGCGGGTTCCTCTCGACGCTGGTGGCGACGCTGATCGCCTATTACGGCAGCGTTGTCACGTACCGGTTCGGGTTCGACCCCGACAATCACGGCATTCCGCTGATCACGTCCTCGATGGATCTGGTCGGCGCGATGGCACTCATCTTGGCCCTGCTCCTTTTTGGCGTACATTCATGA
- a CDS encoding acyl-CoA dehydrogenase family protein yields the protein MSVREEVVGWLHANLPAEWVEGIENNDAAKLAEGRKKVEYNDWCARLGEAGYATPTWPKEYGGGGLDPEGARVVMEELARYKVPRSFNVIGIGMGGPTLMQWASEDIKRTLLPPMAQHKEIWCQLFSEPSAGSDVATLATRAVRDGDEWIVNGQKVWTTMAHMARWGMLVARTDPDAPKHKGLTYFIVDMHAPGVEVRPLKQMTGDAEFNEVFFTDVRIPDSMRVGDVGNGWAVATETLMNERVALSGEGSVSGGNTGGGPVDALIRQAKDSGQWESDPVLRNKLVQLLVEGRVNKITNLRAAAARKGGKRPGPEGSITKLFQAEYNKRLQSTAMDMLGASATAWRPEDATNGSAVRGFLRSRANTIEGGTSEIMRNILGERVLGLPKEPANDRDIPWSEIPRGA from the coding sequence ATGAGTGTCCGTGAAGAAGTCGTCGGCTGGCTGCACGCCAACCTCCCCGCCGAGTGGGTCGAGGGCATCGAAAACAACGACGCGGCCAAGCTGGCCGAGGGGCGGAAGAAGGTCGAATACAACGATTGGTGCGCCCGCCTCGGTGAGGCGGGTTACGCCACGCCCACGTGGCCCAAGGAGTACGGCGGGGGCGGGCTCGATCCCGAAGGCGCCCGCGTCGTCATGGAAGAGTTGGCGCGCTACAAGGTGCCGCGCAGTTTCAACGTGATCGGCATCGGCATGGGCGGCCCGACGCTGATGCAGTGGGCGAGCGAGGACATCAAGCGCACGCTGCTGCCGCCGATGGCGCAGCACAAGGAGATCTGGTGCCAGCTGTTCAGTGAGCCGTCGGCCGGGTCCGACGTGGCGACGCTGGCGACGCGGGCGGTGCGCGACGGCGACGAGTGGATCGTCAACGGCCAGAAGGTGTGGACGACCATGGCGCACATGGCGCGCTGGGGGATGCTCGTCGCCCGCACCGATCCCGACGCGCCGAAGCACAAGGGCCTGACGTACTTCATCGTCGACATGCACGCGCCCGGCGTCGAGGTGCGCCCGCTCAAGCAGATGACGGGTGACGCCGAGTTCAATGAGGTGTTCTTCACCGACGTGCGCATTCCCGACTCGATGCGCGTCGGCGACGTCGGCAACGGCTGGGCCGTCGCCACCGAGACCCTGATGAACGAACGCGTCGCGCTGTCGGGCGAGGGATCTGTCAGCGGCGGCAACACCGGCGGTGGCCCGGTCGACGCGCTGATCCGTCAGGCCAAGGACAGCGGGCAGTGGGAGAGCGACCCCGTTTTGCGCAACAAGCTCGTGCAACTCCTCGTCGAAGGGCGCGTGAACAAGATCACCAACCTGCGCGCCGCCGCGGCGCGCAAGGGTGGCAAGCGACCTGGCCCCGAGGGTTCGATCACGAAGCTGTTCCAGGCCGAGTACAACAAGCGGCTGCAGTCCACCGCGATGGACATGCTCGGCGCGTCGGCCACCGCGTGGCGCCCGGAAGACGCCACCAACGGCTCGGCCGTGCGTGGGTTCCTGCGCAGCCGGGCCAACACCATCGAGGGCGGCACGTCGGAGATCATGCGCAACATCCTCGGCGAGCGGGTGCTCGGCCTGCCCAAGGAACCGGCGAACGACCGCGACATTCCCTGGTCGGAGATTCCTCGCGGCGCGTAG
- a CDS encoding ferritin-like domain-containing protein: MELTERELRARLRDVDELHRDGMGTMTGDVRDLHAEVRASSRRDLMKTAAITGAAVTIGSAVLPLGGLVAANAATLDDATIAAFAASVEYTAVAAYKAAAASGKVTTAAIGAAATMFAGHHKEHGDAFQSASGNKIAKDATNPMLLKALSDQLSAAKDEKAVVKIAYDTENAAAATYLFALGALQSADALKLTASILPIEGAHAVVLANVLGLAATDETYLPPFETKKAALDPAKFPLA; encoded by the coding sequence ATGGAACTGACCGAACGGGAGTTGCGAGCGCGCCTGCGCGACGTCGACGAACTCCACCGCGACGGCATGGGCACCATGACCGGCGACGTGCGCGACCTGCACGCCGAGGTCCGGGCAAGCTCGCGCCGCGACCTGATGAAGACGGCCGCCATCACCGGCGCCGCCGTCACCATCGGCAGCGCGGTGCTGCCCCTCGGTGGTCTCGTGGCCGCCAACGCCGCCACGCTCGACGACGCCACGATCGCGGCCTTCGCTGCTTCCGTGGAGTACACGGCGGTCGCGGCGTACAAGGCGGCTGCGGCCAGCGGCAAGGTGACGACCGCGGCGATTGGCGCGGCGGCCACGATGTTCGCCGGCCACCACAAGGAGCACGGTGACGCGTTCCAGTCGGCATCGGGCAACAAGATCGCCAAGGACGCCACGAACCCGATGCTGCTCAAGGCGCTGAGCGATCAGCTGTCGGCCGCCAAGGACGAGAAGGCGGTCGTCAAGATCGCCTACGACACCGAGAACGCCGCCGCCGCGACGTACCTGTTCGCCCTGGGCGCATTGCAGAGTGCGGACGCCCTCAAGCTCACGGCGTCGATCTTGCCGATCGAAGGCGCCCACGCTGTCGTGCTGGCCAACGTCCTCGGGTTGGCGGCCACCGACGAGACCTACCTGCCGCCCTTCGAAACCAAGAAGGCCGCGCTCGATCCCGCCAAGTTCCCGCTCGCTTAA
- a CDS encoding cupredoxin domain-containing protein: protein MTARLPRFVAAAGLACVLLGACAGGGAETPNAAAVTVKSFAFQPKTIRVRVGGTVTWTNKDSFDHSVQIDSLHVAGPKFGPQSSQTTFSHRFTTAGTYPYICGVHNSMTGTVIVTS, encoded by the coding sequence GTGACTGCCCGGCTTCCCCGTTTCGTTGCCGCCGCCGGCCTTGCGTGCGTTCTCCTGGGAGCATGCGCCGGCGGCGGCGCCGAAACGCCGAACGCGGCGGCGGTCACGGTGAAGAGCTTTGCCTTCCAACCGAAAACGATCCGTGTGCGCGTCGGCGGCACGGTGACCTGGACCAACAAGGACAGTTTCGATCACTCGGTGCAGATCGACTCGCTGCACGTTGCCGGTCCGAAGTTCGGTCCGCAATCGAGCCAAACCACCTTCTCGCACCGCTTCACCACCGCCGGCACCTACCCCTACATCTGCGGTGTCCACAACTCGATGACGGGCACCGTCATCGTCACCTCATAG
- a CDS encoding TrkA C-terminal domain-containing protein: MDTDKPRNLRTLLSEAKDTSELMVDLAYAALYFGDPGMADEVDELEDRLAELAQQGRATAVIAARSPRDAEAMASVLSVISAIERVGGAAVDIGAIVTRRLGIPRALVADLSAAEEVSHRVRVRDGSHMAHRPLCDLELPTVCGMRVVAIRRVRDWMTDIDGDVVLVPGDVVFTQGASAGIPRLRAMAGAPNYEPPEASAEEVPSDLDRAIDVLVEMKNLSEVAVGLAYSALVLRDRGLAAEVDHLEDRVDDMKERLELWVLRSADGQIDPSPLRGLLHLAQAAEVVTGAAQSMVRLVTEGEELHPILGVAFGDSDEVVVRVPVAAGSTAEGASLGSLRLETETGFYLLAIRRDSRYLYRPRKEVVLQVGDELIATGPDEGHTLLAQLCGYELIEDDETGADELIPVGY, translated from the coding sequence ATGGACACCGATAAACCCCGCAATCTGCGGACCCTGCTGTCCGAGGCGAAAGACACCTCGGAGCTGATGGTCGACCTGGCGTACGCCGCGCTCTACTTCGGCGACCCGGGCATGGCCGACGAGGTCGACGAACTGGAGGATCGGCTCGCCGAGCTCGCCCAGCAGGGCCGCGCCACCGCCGTCATCGCCGCCCGTTCGCCTCGCGACGCCGAAGCAATGGCCAGCGTGCTGTCGGTCATCAGCGCCATCGAGCGCGTCGGCGGCGCGGCCGTCGACATCGGCGCCATTGTCACGCGCCGCCTCGGGATCCCGCGGGCCCTCGTCGCCGATCTCTCGGCAGCCGAAGAGGTGTCCCACCGGGTGCGGGTGCGCGACGGCTCGCACATGGCGCACCGCCCACTGTGCGATCTCGAGCTGCCGACGGTCTGCGGCATGCGCGTCGTGGCGATCCGGCGTGTGCGCGACTGGATGACCGACATCGACGGCGACGTCGTGCTCGTGCCGGGGGATGTGGTGTTCACTCAAGGCGCGTCGGCCGGAATCCCACGGCTGCGCGCCATGGCCGGTGCCCCGAACTACGAACCGCCGGAGGCGAGTGCCGAAGAAGTCCCCTCCGACCTCGACCGCGCCATCGACGTGCTGGTCGAGATGAAGAACCTGTCCGAGGTCGCCGTCGGTCTGGCGTATTCGGCGCTGGTGCTGCGCGACCGCGGCCTCGCCGCCGAAGTCGACCACCTCGAAGATCGCGTCGACGACATGAAGGAGCGCCTCGAGCTGTGGGTGCTGCGGTCGGCCGACGGCCAGATCGATCCGTCGCCGCTGCGGGGCTTGCTGCACCTCGCCCAGGCGGCCGAAGTCGTCACCGGCGCGGCCCAGAGCATGGTGCGTCTCGTCACCGAGGGGGAAGAGTTGCACCCGATTCTCGGTGTCGCGTTCGGTGACTCTGATGAGGTCGTCGTGCGGGTGCCGGTGGCCGCCGGGTCAACCGCCGAGGGCGCGTCGCTGGGCTCGCTGCGCCTCGAGACTGAGACCGGCTTCTACCTGCTCGCCATCCGGCGCGACAGCCGTTATTTGTACCGGCCGCGCAAGGAGGTCGTGCTCCAGGTGGGCGACGAGCTGATCGCGACCGGTCCGGACGAGGGCCACACCCTCCTGGCGCAGCTGTGCGGCTACGAGCTGATCGAAGACGACGAGACCGGCGCCGACGAACTCATCCCCGTCGGGTACTAG
- a CDS encoding SCP2 sterol-binding domain-containing protein, whose product MPKDAQWVMTSDDVEGEVVFTASPEDAELAQAGKLDLAVAFMQGRVKAAGDGRALLALLKNSH is encoded by the coding sequence GTGCCGAAAGACGCGCAGTGGGTGATGACGTCGGATGACGTCGAAGGTGAAGTCGTCTTCACGGCGTCGCCCGAAGACGCCGAGCTGGCACAGGCCGGCAAGCTCGACTTGGCCGTTGCTTTCATGCAAGGCCGCGTGAAGGCGGCCGGCGACGGCCGCGCCCTTCTGGCCCTGCTCAAGAACTCTCACTAA
- a CDS encoding DUF885 domain-containing protein → MSDFDALVDEWIDYELSEVPVRATQLGIDGHNELLGDFSEAAHARRDVADDEWLARVQQIDESTLTFDQRIDRVLLESTLTGRKINRTWTGWRRDPGSYPNVGLQGVFALFLHRVHPEPDLARFAIARMQALPAVLEDAKRNIDPDLVPPLFVERAVGPCRAGIGYFRDLVPAEIGDEKLRAEVAEAGDAAAAALEGYLRWLDELAPKAQGDWVYGEMRYSALLQEKEVLGFNTEGLNALGHSAFDTVEVELAEVAKRIDATSDWRTINKNLTQQHPASPEDMRARYEACTAQARQFLVDRGLVTLADGEECIVEPSPPFQRPILAVASYATPPAFKPTLTGHFFVPFPPDGTPADQVQQRLATNSFHSIPTITAHEAYPGHHWHLTWMQGNPRPLRKMLTTPYFSEGWGLYAERVMYENGFFASDAEVLGHLDARIFRAARIIVDTSLHTGSMTFGQAVEFMTANTSLSPATAVAEVKRYCAWPTQAASYLTGCLEIERIRQRFLDAGRGDLRDFHNRLAGSGALPIGLAERAVMEST, encoded by the coding sequence ATGTCTGATTTCGACGCGTTGGTTGACGAGTGGATCGACTACGAGCTGTCCGAAGTACCGGTCCGCGCCACGCAACTCGGTATCGACGGTCACAACGAGCTGCTCGGCGACTTCAGCGAGGCAGCGCACGCACGGCGCGACGTCGCCGACGACGAGTGGTTGGCGCGCGTGCAGCAGATCGACGAGTCGACGCTCACCTTCGACCAACGCATCGACCGGGTCCTGCTCGAGTCGACGCTCACCGGCCGCAAGATCAACCGCACATGGACGGGATGGCGGCGCGATCCGGGGAGCTACCCGAACGTCGGGCTGCAGGGCGTGTTCGCGCTGTTCTTGCACCGCGTCCATCCCGAGCCGGACCTGGCGCGCTTCGCCATCGCGCGGATGCAGGCGTTGCCCGCGGTCCTCGAGGACGCCAAGCGCAACATCGACCCTGACCTCGTGCCGCCGCTGTTCGTCGAGCGCGCCGTCGGCCCGTGCCGAGCGGGCATCGGTTACTTCCGTGACCTCGTGCCCGCCGAGATCGGCGACGAGAAGCTGCGCGCCGAAGTCGCCGAAGCCGGCGACGCAGCCGCAGCCGCGCTCGAGGGCTATCTGCGCTGGCTCGACGAGCTCGCACCCAAGGCGCAGGGCGATTGGGTGTACGGCGAGATGCGGTACAGCGCGCTGCTGCAGGAAAAGGAAGTACTCGGGTTCAACACCGAGGGACTCAACGCCCTCGGCCACAGCGCGTTCGACACCGTCGAGGTGGAGCTTGCCGAGGTGGCCAAGCGCATCGACGCGACCAGCGATTGGCGCACCATCAACAAGAACCTGACGCAGCAGCATCCGGCGTCCCCCGAAGACATGCGCGCCCGCTACGAAGCGTGCACCGCGCAGGCGCGCCAGTTCCTCGTCGACCGCGGCCTCGTCACGCTGGCCGACGGCGAGGAGTGCATCGTCGAGCCGTCGCCTCCGTTTCAGCGGCCGATTCTCGCCGTCGCCTCCTACGCCACTCCCCCGGCGTTCAAGCCGACCCTCACCGGACACTTCTTCGTGCCCTTCCCGCCCGACGGCACGCCCGCGGACCAGGTCCAGCAGCGACTGGCGACCAACAGCTTCCACTCGATCCCCACGATCACCGCGCACGAGGCCTATCCCGGGCACCACTGGCACCTCACGTGGATGCAGGGCAATCCGCGGCCGTTGCGCAAGATGCTCACCACGCCGTACTTCTCCGAAGGCTGGGGTCTCTACGCCGAGCGCGTGATGTACGAGAACGGCTTCTTCGCAAGCGACGCCGAGGTCCTCGGCCACCTCGACGCCCGCATCTTCCGGGCGGCGCGCATCATCGTCGACACGTCGCTGCACACCGGGTCGATGACCTTCGGCCAGGCAGTGGAGTTCATGACTGCGAATACGTCGTTGTCACCGGCGACGGCCGTCGCCGAAGTGAAGCGCTACTGCGCCTGGCCGACGCAGGCGGCCTCGTATCTCACCGGTTGCCTGGAGATCGAGCGCATCCGGCAACGGTTCCTCGACGCCGGCCGCGGTGACCTACGCGACTTTCACAACCGCCTCGCGGGGTCGGGCGCGCTGCCGATCGGGCTCGCCGAACGCGCCGTAATGGAATCGACCTGA
- a CDS encoding thioesterase family protein: MTEFDDDTALTPSSDGVFTGAVTDRWMIGGGPNGGYIASFLMRGLMAVSPQPHALSLTTHYVGRPEPGPCEVRVGITSATKSHAFMDASLSQGGTIRAHCIAVFGQRRDDQPVDILRTSPATSEPGVGMPRESLAGSPFPMSFLDRFDYRDPSATDMFAVSDGPARVGGWTRLVDRELDELAVPLFCDCWPPPMFRRHGPGMAPTIELTVHFRHQPEPGWTWCTFESQTLAGGYVEEDGEIWSESGVLIAQSRQLSRFSVF; this comes from the coding sequence GTGACGGAGTTCGACGACGACACGGCGCTCACGCCTTCTAGCGACGGCGTGTTCACCGGCGCGGTAACCGATCGGTGGATGATCGGCGGCGGGCCGAACGGCGGCTACATCGCGTCGTTCCTGATGCGCGGCCTGATGGCGGTGTCGCCCCAACCCCATGCCCTGTCGCTCACGACCCACTATGTCGGCCGACCCGAGCCGGGGCCCTGCGAGGTCCGCGTCGGCATTACGAGCGCGACGAAAAGCCATGCGTTCATGGACGCGTCGCTGTCGCAGGGCGGCACCATCCGGGCCCACTGCATCGCCGTGTTCGGCCAGCGACGCGACGACCAACCCGTCGACATCCTCCGCACGTCGCCCGCCACAAGCGAGCCCGGTGTGGGAATGCCGCGTGAGTCGCTGGCGGGCAGCCCCTTCCCGATGAGCTTCCTCGACCGCTTCGACTATCGCGACCCATCGGCGACCGACATGTTCGCGGTGAGCGACGGGCCGGCGCGCGTGGGGGGCTGGACCCGGCTCGTCGACCGCGAGCTCGACGAGCTGGCGGTGCCGCTGTTCTGCGACTGCTGGCCTCCGCCGATGTTCCGCCGCCACGGCCCGGGCATGGCGCCCACAATCGAACTGACCGTGCACTTCCGCCACCAGCCCGAGCCCGGATGGACCTGGTGCACATTTGAGAGTCAGACGCTCGCCGGCGGGTACGTGGAAGAAGACGGCGAGATCTGGTCCGAGTCAGGCGTGCTCATCGCCCAGAGTCGGCAGCTGTCGCGCTTCAGCGTCTTCTAG
- the mca gene encoding mycothiol conjugate amidase Mca encodes MNYEFDDLTPDVVRTVGFRERYRGYDPADVDPLLEQLAMRVEHIHDEIERLERQVSAPKQRKPKPAPDDVAAMAALLHIGHAAREARDIVLTARRRTGLTRALPEREFVNQDRARAMLYRPTSVDAMDERRCILTVHAHPDDEASKGAGTIAKYHAEGVYTVLVCCTGGEEGDILNPAMDTEEVRNDIGAVRMRELDAAAHVIGYDEVVLLGYRDSGMPDSEANRNPASFAQAPLEEAVGRLVAVLRRTRPQVVVTYHEKQERYPHPDHLRVHEVTMAAVDAAADPAQYPDAGEPWTVSKIYYTAWSFKRVVGMHEKFLELGLESPFDEKWFQDRKPDESDNETTTQIYLGGFEDVRQDALLAHATQIDPTSKFWFGLPKEVMREIHPYDDYVLARGPRGEGEVETDLFAGLDVPSRA; translated from the coding sequence GTGAACTACGAGTTCGACGATCTCACCCCCGACGTGGTGCGGACGGTCGGCTTCCGCGAGCGGTATCGCGGCTACGACCCGGCCGACGTCGACCCGCTGCTCGAACAGCTGGCGATGCGCGTCGAACACATCCACGACGAAATCGAGCGCCTCGAACGCCAGGTATCAGCGCCCAAACAGCGCAAGCCGAAGCCGGCGCCCGACGACGTGGCGGCGATGGCGGCGCTGCTCCACATCGGCCACGCGGCGCGCGAAGCGCGCGACATCGTCTTGACGGCACGGCGGCGCACCGGACTCACCCGGGCGCTGCCGGAGCGTGAATTCGTCAACCAGGACCGGGCGCGAGCGATGCTTTACCGGCCCACTAGCGTGGATGCTATGGACGAGCGTCGCTGCATCCTCACTGTGCACGCCCACCCCGACGACGAGGCATCGAAGGGCGCGGGCACGATCGCCAAGTACCACGCCGAAGGCGTCTACACCGTGCTGGTCTGCTGCACCGGTGGCGAAGAGGGCGACATCCTCAACCCCGCGATGGACACCGAAGAGGTGCGCAACGACATCGGTGCGGTGCGCATGCGCGAGCTCGACGCCGCCGCCCACGTGATCGGCTACGACGAGGTCGTCCTGCTCGGCTACCGCGACTCAGGCATGCCCGACAGCGAGGCGAACCGGAACCCGGCGTCGTTCGCGCAGGCGCCGCTCGAAGAAGCGGTGGGTCGCCTCGTCGCCGTGCTGCGCCGCACGCGTCCCCAAGTCGTCGTGACCTACCACGAGAAGCAGGAGCGCTACCCGCACCCCGACCACCTGCGGGTGCACGAGGTCACGATGGCGGCGGTCGACGCCGCCGCCGACCCGGCGCAGTATCCCGACGCCGGCGAGCCCTGGACCGTCTCGAAGATCTACTACACGGCGTGGTCGTTCAAGCGCGTCGTGGGCATGCACGAGAAGTTCCTCGAACTCGGCCTCGAATCGCCCTTCGACGAGAAGTGGTTCCAAGACCGCAAGCCCGACGAGTCCGACAACGAGACGACGACGCAGATCTATCTCGGCGGTTTCGAGGACGTGCGCCAGGACGCCCTGCTGGCCCACGCCACGCAGATCGACCCGACGTCGAAGTTCTGGTTCGGCCTGCCCAAGGAAGTCATGCGGGAGATCCACCCCTACGACGACTACGTCCTCGCCCGCGGGCCCCGCGGCGAAGGCGAGGTCGAGACCGATCTCTTCGCCGGCCTCGACGTTCCCTCCCGCGCCTGA
- the corA gene encoding magnesium/cobalt transporter CorA, protein MPVRELLDESKVCWIDVVDATPDEIAQLASRYHLDAMAVEDISEPGQRPKLELYPHHAFLVAYAANLAEVDVFIGDDWVITVRERNRNGDVWEPTPARTRCDRVEPGARGTGIVVHAILDEIVDGYFDRLDAVEDRIEDLENDVFEPPRGMTETQIQQRLFDIRHELVAFRRKVIPLREVLAALLRGEVPALTGPLLPLLQDVFDHLLRAVDTIDSHRELMGNAVDAHLAIISNRMNEVMKLMTSWGAILLGSTLVAGIYGMNFLHMPELQWRYGYAYALGLMLTITVLGYWYFRRRDWL, encoded by the coding sequence ATGCCGGTGCGTGAGCTGCTCGACGAGTCGAAGGTCTGCTGGATCGACGTCGTCGACGCGACGCCCGACGAGATCGCACAGCTCGCGTCGAGGTACCACCTCGACGCGATGGCGGTCGAGGACATCAGCGAGCCGGGCCAGCGCCCGAAGCTCGAGCTGTACCCGCACCACGCGTTCCTCGTCGCCTACGCCGCCAACCTCGCCGAGGTCGACGTGTTCATCGGCGACGACTGGGTCATCACGGTGCGCGAGCGCAACCGCAACGGCGACGTGTGGGAGCCGACGCCGGCGCGCACGCGCTGCGACCGCGTCGAACCCGGCGCGCGCGGGACCGGCATCGTGGTGCACGCCATTCTCGACGAGATCGTCGACGGGTACTTCGACCGCCTCGACGCCGTCGAGGACCGCATCGAAGACCTCGAGAACGACGTGTTCGAGCCGCCCCGCGGCATGACCGAGACGCAGATCCAGCAGCGGCTCTTCGACATCCGCCACGAGCTCGTCGCGTTCCGCCGCAAAGTCATCCCGCTGCGCGAGGTGCTCGCCGCGCTGCTGCGCGGCGAGGTGCCGGCGTTGACCGGCCCGCTCCTGCCGCTGCTGCAGGACGTGTTCGACCATCTGCTGCGCGCCGTCGACACCATCGACAGCCATCGCGAGCTCATGGGCAACGCCGTCGACGCCCACCTCGCGATCATCTCGAACCGCATGAACGAAGTGATGAAGCTCATGACTTCTTGGGGCGCCATCCTTCTCGGGTCGACGCTCGTGGCCGGCATCTACGGCATGAACTTCCTGCACATGCCCGAACTCCAGTGGCGCTACGGGTACGCGTACGCGCTCGGCCTCATGCTGACCATCACCGTCCTCGGCTACTGGTACTTCCGCCGCCGCGACTGGTTGTGA
- a CDS encoding RNA methyltransferase produces the protein MTRTLRSANAEFQVLRALAANRQTRNRENAFVVQGVRNIDAARAHGWTVRMALTPMGGSRSTWADGVVAGVEDHVELAPSLFDELAEREERPELLLVVEKRRVSLDGVVLATVLDRPSSPGNIGTIIRTADALGGDAVIVIGHGADPYDPRAVRASTGSFFAVPVVEAPNADALGELGVTLVATDEHGDTPLDQLPAGPLALLFGNETTGLSRALREAAAVTVAIPMTGTASSLNVAAAHAIVLHAASTRRG, from the coding sequence GTGACCCGCACTCTGCGCTCGGCCAACGCCGAGTTCCAGGTGCTGCGGGCGCTGGCGGCGAACCGCCAGACGCGCAACCGCGAGAACGCGTTCGTCGTGCAGGGGGTGCGCAACATCGACGCGGCGCGGGCGCACGGCTGGACGGTGCGGATGGCGCTGACGCCGATGGGTGGGTCGCGCTCGACCTGGGCCGACGGTGTCGTGGCCGGCGTCGAGGACCACGTCGAGCTGGCGCCGTCGCTGTTCGACGAACTCGCCGAGCGCGAGGAGCGTCCCGAACTGCTGCTCGTAGTCGAGAAGCGACGCGTCTCCCTGGACGGTGTCGTGCTGGCAACGGTGCTCGACCGCCCGTCGAGCCCCGGCAACATCGGCACGATCATCCGCACCGCCGACGCGCTCGGCGGTGACGCGGTGATCGTCATCGGCCACGGCGCCGATCCCTACGACCCGCGCGCCGTGCGGGCATCGACCGGTTCGTTCTTTGCCGTACCGGTGGTCGAGGCGCCCAACGCCGACGCTCTCGGCGAACTCGGCGTCACCCTCGTGGCCACCGACGAGCACGGCGACACGCCCCTCGATCAGCTCCCCGCCGGACCGCTGGCGTTGCTGTTCGGCAACGAGACGACGGGGCTGAGCCGTGCGCTGCGCGAGGCCGCAGCCGTCACCGTGGCGATTCCGATGACGGGCACGGCGTCGTCGCTCAACGTGGCGGCGGCGCACGCCATCGTGTTACACGCCGCTAGTACCCGACGGGGATGA